GTGTTAACTCCAAGGATAACCGGTGCGGTTGAGTTATTTGTATTAAAAAACTGAAGGTGATTCATTGCCGCCTCTTTCTTTTCTTCCTCGTCCTTATAAACCGATTCCAACATGGGGTACATACTGTAATAATAGCCGAGACCCTGCATTTTCTCGTAGTTCCAGCCGGCCTGCCCGAAAAAATACCAGCGCCAGAAAGATTTATTCAGACCCCGGTCCAACACTTTACTCATCGCCCATACCTCCGCTTCCTGTCAGTGCTTCTTCTTTCTCCTTACTGAACATTTGGAAGAAAATCATCGCCAGTGCAAGCCCGACCAGTGCCGCCCCCAATACAGATACTTTTAAATAAGCAGCGATGAAAAAACCGATAATCAGAAACGCGAAATTCGCTTTCACAGGCAAATAGCGAAGCAGGATGGCAATACCAAGTGCCGGCAAAATCTTACCCGCCGTCTGCAAACCGCTCATTAACCAGGCCGGAATACCCTCCACAATTTGCTGGACAAATGCCGATCCGAATACCAGTGCAAGGAATACGGGAATCATTCTGGAAAGGGAGGTCGGAACCAGTCCCCACAAGTTCATCCGGGACGCTTTTTTCAAATTGCCGCTTTCCACTAATTTCTCGGCACGATGCTGGAAAAAGGTATTGGTGAAACGTGCAAAAACATCAAGCTGTACCATCAGCAATCCGATTGGGATCGCCAGTGTTGCCCCAAACTCGGCCCCCTTACCGCTTAAAACCGCAAAGGTAGTTCCAAGCAACGCTCCGGTCATATAATCCGGAATGGATGCTCCGCCAAAATTTCCTACGCCAAGAACCAGCAAGTTTAAAGTACCTCCGACAATCATTCCTGTTTGGATATCCCCTAAAACAAGTCCTGCAAAAAAACCTGCCATCGTCGGTTTAACAAATCCAAACGTTGTATTATTGCCGTCATAAATCGCAAATGCTGAATAGAGAGTCAAAAGAAGAATTTGCCACCATTCAATCGTTGTCATGTTCACAGCTCCTATTCATCTAAATCATGTGCCAATGAAGCCCCCGGTTCAGGGTATGCAATTCCTTGTTTTCCTGCTTCCAACAACTGGTTTATATCCACATTTTCAAACGAAGTATCCTCTATAGATAGCGCTTCCAAAACTATTGCTAAATTATATCCGCTTATAATTTTGACCTTCTTAGTAAGGTCCAGTTTTGTAGTTACCGCCATAGCCTGGTTCATAGGAGTTCCCCCAAGCAGGTCGGTAAATAGAAGTCCGGATTGTCCTGACTTCTGCCAGCTATTTAATCTGGCTTCTAATTCAGCAGCAAAAGGCAGTACCCCCCCTTCTTCTGTCAATTCCAGCCAAAAAAGCTGTTCTTGCGGGCCAATGATCATCCGAACCGCTTTTACAAGACCGCTTGCCATGCCTTCATGTGAAACAACTAAAACATTCATGTCTCCACCACTCTTCATACAGATTCAATTTTGACGCTGAAATAATCCCACCGCTTATAGCTTTCTATATATTCAGCAACTCTGCCGTCAAAAAGATAAGTATGCCGCCTTACAAAAGCGGAAGGTTCGTTAATGCCGATCTGAAGCAATTCACTTTCTTCCTTCGGTGTAGGGAAACAAATCTCCGTCAATTCTTCGGAATTAGCCTGA
This Paenibacillus larvae subsp. larvae DNA region includes the following protein-coding sequences:
- a CDS encoding PTS mannose/fructose/sorbose/N-acetylgalactosamine transporter subunit IIC, whose translation is MTTIEWWQILLLTLYSAFAIYDGNNTTFGFVKPTMAGFFAGLVLGDIQTGMIVGGTLNLLVLGVGNFGGASIPDYMTGALLGTTFAVLSGKGAEFGATLAIPIGLLMVQLDVFARFTNTFFQHRAEKLVESGNLKKASRMNLWGLVPTSLSRMIPVFLALVFGSAFVQQIVEGIPAWLMSGLQTAGKILPALGIAILLRYLPVKANFAFLIIGFFIAAYLKVSVLGAALVGLALAMIFFQMFSKEKEEALTGSGGMGDE
- a CDS encoding PTS sugar transporter subunit IIA, whose amino-acid sequence is MNVLVVSHEGMASGLVKAVRMIIGPQEQLFWLELTEEGGVLPFAAELEARLNSWQKSGQSGLLFTDLLGGTPMNQAMAVTTKLDLTKKVKIISGYNLAIVLEALSIEDTSFENVDINQLLEAGKQGIAYPEPGASLAHDLDE